A stretch of DNA from Cellulomonas fengjieae:
GGGGTGGACCTCGTCGGCGCCCGCCGTCGCGTGGCCGACCGCATCGGGGAGCTGGCGCCGTCCGCCGCCGAGCACGGGGTCCGGCTCGTCCTGGAGCCCCTGCACCCGATGTTCGTCGCCGACCGGGCCGTCATCTCGACGCTCGGCCAGGCGCTCGACATCGCCGAGCCGTTCCCCGCCGACGTGGTCGGCGTCGTGGTGGACACGTACCACGTGTGGTGGGACCCGGACCTGCAGCACCAGATCGCACGCGCAGGGGTGGCCGGACGGATCGCGGGCTACCAGGTGTGCGACTGGGTCCTGCCGCTGGCCGCCGACGCGCTGCTGTCCCGCGGCCACGTGGGTGACGGGTACATCGACGTCCCGACGATCACCGGCTGGGTGGCACAGGCCGGCTACACCGGCGACGTCGAGGTGGAGATCTTCAACCAGGCGATCTGGGACACCCCGGGCGACGAGACCCTCGCGACGCTGACCGAGCGCTACGTGGGCCATGTCCTGCCGCACCTGTAGCTCCTCTACCGTGAGGCCATGACGACGTCGGAGGTGGGGTCGCCGGTCGAGGCGGTCGACCGTGCGCTGCTCACCCTCCAGGCGCTCGCGCGGGCGGGCGCACGCGGGCTGACCCTCGCGGACCTCGCCTCGTCGCTCGACCTGAACAAGACCACCGTGCACCGCGCGCTCGGGGCGCTGCGCTTCCGCGGGTTCGTGACGCAGGACCCCGCGACCGGCGCGTACGTGCTCGGCCCGGCGTCGACGCAGCTCGCCGACGACTTCCTGAGCGACGAGAACCTCCCCGCGCTGCTGCACCCCGCGCTCGTCGCGCTGTGCGCCGCGGTCGACGAGCTCGTGCACCTGGGCGTGCTCAGCGGGTCGGAGGTCGTGTACCTGGACAAGGTGGAGCCGGAGCGACCGCTGCGGGTGTGGTCGGCGATCGGCCGACGCAGCCCGGCCGTGACGACCGCGCTCGGCCGCGCCCTGCTGGCCTACGGCGGCGCCGATGGTCCGGTGCTCGAGGCCTACGTGCGCGCCGCGGGTGACCGGTCCCCCCGCGACGCCCGGGCCACCGCCGCGCTCCTCGCCCGCGTCCGGGAACGCGGGTTCGCGACCGAGGAGCAGGAGAACGAGACGGGGATCAGCTGCGTCGCGGTCCCGCTGCTGCGCGCAGGCACGCCGATCGCCGCCGTGAGCATCACCGCGCCCGCCGAGCGCATGACCCCCGAGCGCATCGACGCCCTGCAGGAGCAGCTGCGCGGCACCCTGCCGGCCCTGCTGCCCGCGGGGATCACGCTGCCGTAGCCGCAGCGATCCTCGGCACCGCCCCCATGTTCCGCTCCAGGGCGGGATCAACGTCGACGGCGGCTGGCTCGCCCGCTAGAGTCGTTCCGAACAACGGCACGGTCATTTCGCTACGCGGAACGGAAGTCTTATGGACACCCTGTCAGCCCTTGCCGAGGCCCGCCTCGTCCCCGTCGTCGTGCTGGACGACGCCGCCGACGCCGGCGCGCTCGGCGACGCCCTCGTCGCCGGGGGACTGCCCGTCGCGGAGGTCACGTTCCGCACCGCCGCGGCGCCCGACGCGATCCGGCTCCTCGCCGACCGCGGGGACATCCTGGTCGGCGCAGGCACGGTCCTCACGGCCGCGCAGGTCGACCAGGCCGTCGCGGCCGGCGCGAGCTACGTCGTCTCCCCCGGCACCAGCCGCGCCGTCGTCGAGCGCTGCCACGAGCACGGGATCCTCGCCCTGCCCGGTGCCGTGACGGCGACCGAGATCCAGGCGGCGCTCGAGCTGGGCCTCACCACGGTGAAGTTCTTCCCGGCGGGCACCTCGGGCGGCGCCCCGGCGATCGCGGCGCTCGCCGCCCCGTTCGTCGGCGTGCAGTTCGTGCCGACCGGCGGCGTGGGCCCGACGAACCTGCACGAGTACCTGGCCCTGCCCTCCGTCGCGGCCGTCGGCGGGTCCTGGATGGTGCCCCGGGACCGGATCCGCGCGCGCGACGTCGCCGGCATCACCGAGCTCACCGCAGCGGCCGTCGCGCTCGCCGCCCGCCCCGCCTGACCACCCGACCGACCTCACCGACGAGGAAGCCCCGATGACCGAGCTCCAGATCCGCCCCGCCGCCGAGTGCCGCTACGACATCGTCTCGCTCGGCGAGGTCATGCTGCGCCTCGACCCCGGCGAGGGGCGCATCCGCACCGCCCGACAGTTCCGCGCCTGGGAGGGCGGCGGCGAGTACAACGTGGCCCGCGGGCTGCGCCGCGCGTTCGGCCTGCGCGGCGCCATCGTCACGGCGCTGGCGGACAACGAGGTCGGGCGGCTGGTGGAGGACCTGATCCTCACGGGCGGGCTCGACACGTCGTTCGTCCGGTGGGTGCCCTACGACGGCATCGGACGCGCCGTGCGCAACGGCCTGAACTTCACAGAGCGCGGGTTCGGGGTGCGCGGCGCGGTCGGCGTGAGCGACCGCGGGCACACCGCCGCGAGCCAGCTCACGCCCGGTGACGTGGACTGGGACCACCTGTTCGGGGAGCTCGGGGTGCGCTGGCTGCACACGGGCGGCATCTTCGCGGCGCTCAGCGAGTCGGCCGCGGACACGGTGATCGAGGCGGTCACGGCGGCGAAGCGCCACGGCACCGTCGTGTCCTACGACCTCAACTACCGCCCCAGCCTGTGGAAGGCGATCGGCGGCCAGGCCAAGGCGCAGGAGGTCAACCGGGCCATCGCGCCGCACATCGACGTGATGATCGGCAACGAGGAGGACTTCACCGCCTCGCTCGGCTTCGAGGTCGAGGGCGTCGACGAGAACCTCTCGGAGATCGCGCTCGACTCGTTCGCCGCGATGATCCAGAAGGCCGCGGCGACGTACCCGAACTTCTCGGTGATCGGCACGACGCTGCGCACGGTGCACTCGGCGAGCAGCAACGACTGGGGCGCCATCGCCTGGTCGCAGGAGACCGGCGTCGTCCAGGCCACGCACCGCGAGCGCCTCGAGATCCTCGACCGCGTGGGCGGGGGCGACTCGTTCGCGTCGGGCCTGATCTACGGCCTGCTGGACGGTCAGCCGCTGCAGACCGCCGTCGAGTACGGCGCAGCGCACGGGGCGCTCGCCATGACGACCCCCGGCGACACGACCATGGTCACCAAGGCCGAGGTGCTCAAGCTCGCCGGTGGCGGGAGCGCGCGCGTCGACCGCTGAGCACCGGGACGTCGAGGTCGTCGAGCACCGCGGCGAACCGGGTCCCGATCAGCCGGTGCGCCGGGGCGTCGGGGTGCATGAGGTCCCGCATGGGCAGGCGGTCCGCGTCGGACGGGCCGTACAGGGCCGTGCCGTCGACGTAGTGCAGGGCGGCGTCCTGGCGCGCGGTGACGACCGCCCGGAGCGCGGACCGGATGACCGTGAGCGAGAGGGCACCCTCGGACGGCTCCCCGGTGGTGCGGAAGACCGTCGGGTCGGCGGGGTCGAGCGACGTCGGCCCCGGGGTGGTCTCCACGAGCGGACAGAGCAGCGGCGAGACGACGAGCAGCGGCGTGGTCGGGTGGCCCTCGCGGACGGTGTCGAGGAACCCGTGCACCGCGGGGACGAAGGCGCGCAGCCGCATGGCGTCGTGGTTCACCACGTTGATGCCGAGCTTGAGCGAGATGACGTCCGCGGGCTGGTCGCGGATCGCCCGCGCGATGAACGGGTCGAGCACGGCGTTGCCGGACAGGCCGAGGTTGACCAGGTCCAGTCCGGCGGACCGGGCGGCCACCACCGGCCAGCTGCCGAGGGCCGAGCCCGCTCCCGCGCCGTGGCTGATGGACGAGCCGTGGTGCACCCAGCGCGGCGCATCGACGGGTCGCGGCGCGACGACGGGCGCGTCCGCGGTGAGCGCGAGCAGCCGCGTGGTCTCCCCCGGTGGGAGCCACACCTCGACGTCCCGCTCGGCCGTGCCGTCGGCGCCGAGCACGAGGTCGACGACGCCCGGTGGGCCGGGACGCTCCCGGGTGGTGCCGGCGACCGGCTCCAGGGCGATGACACCGGACTGCGAGCAGACTGCGGCGGCCTGCGGTACGGGCCGGTCGTCGACGAGCACGTCATAGGGCTGCGCGGCGCCGGGCGGCTGGGGGTCGACGGCCACGCGGAGCACCCGTACGTCCAGGCGGATCGTGCGCGCGGCCGTGCGGAACCGGAGCCGCACGCCCGAGGGCTGCGCCTCGACCATCGCCATGAAGGCGTCCGGGAACTGCGCACGGGTCCACGCCGGGAGCCGGTGCGGGAGCAGACCGTCGGGCGTCTCCTCGAGCCACGCCGCCCCGCGGACCTCGACCCGCGGGTCCGGCAGGTCGATGCGCATCAGTGGATGTTCCCGTGCTCGCGGAACTCCCGCCAGACGTTCTCGAAGAAGTCGTCGTCCTCCGGGATGGGCCGGCGCGGGCGCCAGCGGAACGTCATCCGACCGGCGGGGTCGTCGGCGGTCGGCTCCCAGGAGGTCTCCTGCACCTCGTCGTCCAGCGCGCCGCCGTCCAGGGTGAACCGGAACACGTCGGGCAGCTCGGTCAGCCCGTGCGGGATGGCGCCCTCGGGGTCGGTGTAGAGCACGGACCCCCGCGAGCGGCCACCGTGCGCCACGTAGTCGTCCATCGCGGAGAGGTAGACGTACGCGCTGGTGAGGATGTCGCGGACCAGGAAGGTGCGGTTGATCGAGCGGCGCGACGAGGCATCGGCCGACACCGTCGACTCGTACGCCGACAGCCACGCGTGCACCTGGTCCAGCGCCTCCTTGATCGACTCCGCGGAGCGCACCGGGCCGGCCTTGGCGCTCATCAACGCCTGGACCTCGTTCAGCAGGTCGCCGGTGTTGTCCGGGACGCCGGAGGCGGCGCGCGCGGAGGCGTCACCGACCAGGTCGACGGCAGCCTGCAGGATCGGCGCGGCGGCCTCGTCGAAGGGCGCAGGGTCCTGTGTACGTCGCGCGGCGATGAACTGCGCCGCCCGCGTCGCGCCCACCTGGCCGCTGTTCAGCGCCGCGCCCCCGGGCCGGTAGACCCCGTGCGCACCGCCCGCCTCACCGACCGGGAAGAAGCCGTCGACGTTCGACTGCCACCAGGCGTCGACCACCAGCCCGCCGTTGTTGTGCTGCGCGCACACGTCCACCTCGAGCATCGTCGTCTCGAGATCCACGTACGGGTTCTTGCCCAGGTAGAACTGGTACGCGGGCTCGTTCATCCGCCGCAGCCGCTCGATCGGCGTGCCGAACAGCACACCCGCGCGGTCGAGGTAGTCGTGGGCCTCGGGGCTGAGCGCGGACGGGTCGAAGTCCGCCTGGACCGGGTTGCGACGGAAGTCGAGGAACACCCGTCGCCCGCGCAGCACGGTCTCGCGGTAGACCAGCAGGTCGATCAGCGAGGACCCGTCGAGCGCCTTGCGGATGTCGAACGGCCACTGGTAGCCCTTGAGGAACACCAGGGACATGAGCTGTCCGTAGTCGCCGATCGCCTCGGTGAGGAACTCGCGCTCGTCGCCGCCGTCGGCGTCCGTCGACACGAACGCCGGGATGACCTGCATGTACGTACCCGACACGTTCCAGCGCGGGTGCGTCGAGGCCAGCCCGAACTGCCACTCGGTGAGGTTCTTGCCGTGCACGCCCGCGCGGTAGGCCGCGCCGGAGGCACCCCACTGGCCGTGGGGGAAGACGCGCGTCGCGTACATGCCGGCGGGACCGCCCGTCGCGTAGACGAGGTTGGTGCACCGGAACAGCAGGAACGGGCTCTGGACGCCGTCGTGCGGCACGTCGGTGCGCAGGACCAGCAGCCCCGCGACCGCGCCGTCCTGCACGATCACGTCGACCACGCGGCACTCGTCGTAGACGGCGGTGCCGTTGCGGTGGACCTTCTTCTCCAGCTGCTCGACCATCGACCGGCTCGTGTACGGACCCACCGACGTGGCGCGACGACGCGGGTCGTGGTCGGTCTTGTAGCCGATGAACTCGCCGTACCGGTTCTGCGGGAACGGCACGCCCAGGTCGCACAGGCGCAGGAAGCCGCGGGCGCTCAGCGCGGCCTCGGCGAGCGCGTTGTCGCCGTCCATCGCCCCGCCCGCGTACAGCGTCTCGGCCATCTCCCGCACGGAGTCGCCGTCGCCGCCCGAGAGCGTGAGCTTGTAGTACGTCTGCTTGTCGGAGCCCGCGTTGCGCGACGAACCCGCGTTGACCTTGTCGGCGACCATGACGAGTTCGGTCTGGCCGAGCTCCCACAGGCGGTCGGCGGCGCAGAACCCCGCGGAGCCCGTGCCGACGACCACGGTGTTGACGGTGACGACGGGGACGCCGTGCAGCTGCTCGGACATCACAGCACCGGGATGTGCAGGCCGCCGTCGACGTGGAACACCTCGCCGGTCGAGTACGGCGTCTGGCCCGAGGCCAGGATCGACACAGCGCCGGCGACGTCGGACGGGCGGCCCCACCGGTTGATCGGCGCGAGGCCGGTCTCGATCAGGGCGTCGTACTTCTCGGTGACGCCCGCGGTCATGTCCGTGGCGACCACGCCGGGCCGGACCTCGTAGACGACGATCCCCTCGGGTGCCAGGCGGACGGCGAACAGCTGGGTCGCCATCGCGACGCCCGCCTTGGAGACGCAGTACTCGCCGCGGTTGGTGGAGACCGTGACCGCGGAGATGCTCGACACGTTGACGACGGTGGCGCGCGGTCGGCCGTCCGTCTCGCGGTTCAGCGAGATCACGCGGTTGGCGAACGTCTGCGTCAGGAAGTACGGGCCGCGCAGGTTGATTCCGAGCACGCGGTCGAAGCTCTCGGGGCCGGCCTCGAGGAGGTCCGCCCGCACGGCGGGAGCGACCCCGGCGTTGTTCACCAGCAGGTCGAGGCGACCCCAGGCCTTGACCGCGTCGTCGACGAACCGGACGTGGTCCTCGAGGTCGGCCACCGAGCCGCGCACGTAGCGGACCCGGCCGGGCGCGTCGAGCGACTCGAGCAGCTCGGTCGGCTCCTCGCGGGTGGCCAGGATCGAGACCGCGAACCCGTCGGCGAGCAGCCGCCGCGTGATCCCCAGGCCGATCCCCCGGTTGCCCC
This window harbors:
- a CDS encoding FAD-binding protein — translated: MSEQLHGVPVVTVNTVVVGTGSAGFCAADRLWELGQTELVMVADKVNAGSSRNAGSDKQTYYKLTLSGGDGDSVREMAETLYAGGAMDGDNALAEAALSARGFLRLCDLGVPFPQNRYGEFIGYKTDHDPRRRATSVGPYTSRSMVEQLEKKVHRNGTAVYDECRVVDVIVQDGAVAGLLVLRTDVPHDGVQSPFLLFRCTNLVYATGGPAGMYATRVFPHGQWGASGAAYRAGVHGKNLTEWQFGLASTHPRWNVSGTYMQVIPAFVSTDADGGDEREFLTEAIGDYGQLMSLVFLKGYQWPFDIRKALDGSSLIDLLVYRETVLRGRRVFLDFRRNPVQADFDPSALSPEAHDYLDRAGVLFGTPIERLRRMNEPAYQFYLGKNPYVDLETTMLEVDVCAQHNNGGLVVDAWWQSNVDGFFPVGEAGGAHGVYRPGGAALNSGQVGATRAAQFIAARRTQDPAPFDEAAAPILQAAVDLVGDASARAASGVPDNTGDLLNEVQALMSAKAGPVRSAESIKEALDQVHAWLSAYESTVSADASSRRSINRTFLVRDILTSAYVYLSAMDDYVAHGGRSRGSVLYTDPEGAIPHGLTELPDVFRFTLDGGALDDEVQETSWEPTADDPAGRMTFRWRPRRPIPEDDDFFENVWREFREHGNIH
- the eda gene encoding bifunctional 4-hydroxy-2-oxoglutarate aldolase/2-dehydro-3-deoxy-phosphogluconate aldolase, whose amino-acid sequence is MDTLSALAEARLVPVVVLDDAADAGALGDALVAGGLPVAEVTFRTAAAPDAIRLLADRGDILVGAGTVLTAAQVDQAVAAGASYVVSPGTSRAVVERCHEHGILALPGAVTATEIQAALELGLTTVKFFPAGTSGGAPAIAALAAPFVGVQFVPTGGVGPTNLHEYLALPSVAAVGGSWMVPRDRIRARDVAGITELTAAAVALAARPA
- a CDS encoding IclR family transcriptional regulator, coding for MTTSEVGSPVEAVDRALLTLQALARAGARGLTLADLASSLDLNKTTVHRALGALRFRGFVTQDPATGAYVLGPASTQLADDFLSDENLPALLHPALVALCAAVDELVHLGVLSGSEVVYLDKVEPERPLRVWSAIGRRSPAVTTALGRALLAYGGADGPVLEAYVRAAGDRSPRDARATAALLARVRERGFATEEQENETGISCVAVPLLRAGTPIAAVSITAPAERMTPERIDALQEQLRGTLPALLPAGITLP
- a CDS encoding sugar phosphate isomerase/epimerase family protein; translated protein: MSADLSRLSLNTATTKAWTLREAVDGAVRAGLPAIGLWRDRVQEAGLAEAAKIVADAGLRVSSLCRGGFLTADDDAAARAALDDNRRAIAEAATLGTRELIMVVGGLPGGVDLVGARRRVADRIGELAPSAAEHGVRLVLEPLHPMFVADRAVISTLGQALDIAEPFPADVVGVVVDTYHVWWDPDLQHQIARAGVAGRIAGYQVCDWVLPLAADALLSRGHVGDGYIDVPTITGWVAQAGYTGDVEVEIFNQAIWDTPGDETLATLTERYVGHVLPHL
- a CDS encoding 3-ketoacyl-ACP reductase — translated: MPAVALVTGGNRGIGLGITRRLLADGFAVSILATREEPTELLESLDAPGRVRYVRGSVADLEDHVRFVDDAVKAWGRLDLLVNNAGVAPAVRADLLEAGPESFDRVLGINLRGPYFLTQTFANRVISLNRETDGRPRATVVNVSSISAVTVSTNRGEYCVSKAGVAMATQLFAVRLAPEGIVVYEVRPGVVATDMTAGVTEKYDALIETGLAPINRWGRPSDVAGAVSILASGQTPYSTGEVFHVDGGLHIPVL
- a CDS encoding GDSL-type esterase/lipase family protein — its product is MRIDLPDPRVEVRGAAWLEETPDGLLPHRLPAWTRAQFPDAFMAMVEAQPSGVRLRFRTAARTIRLDVRVLRVAVDPQPPGAAQPYDVLVDDRPVPQAAAVCSQSGVIALEPVAGTTRERPGPPGVVDLVLGADGTAERDVEVWLPPGETTRLLALTADAPVVAPRPVDAPRWVHHGSSISHGAGAGSALGSWPVVAARSAGLDLVNLGLSGNAVLDPFIARAIRDQPADVISLKLGINVVNHDAMRLRAFVPAVHGFLDTVREGHPTTPLLVVSPLLCPLVETTPGPTSLDPADPTVFRTTGEPSEGALSLTVIRSALRAVVTARQDAALHYVDGTALYGPSDADRLPMRDLMHPDAPAHRLIGTRFAAVLDDLDVPVLSGRRARSRHRRA
- a CDS encoding sugar kinase is translated as MTELQIRPAAECRYDIVSLGEVMLRLDPGEGRIRTARQFRAWEGGGEYNVARGLRRAFGLRGAIVTALADNEVGRLVEDLILTGGLDTSFVRWVPYDGIGRAVRNGLNFTERGFGVRGAVGVSDRGHTAASQLTPGDVDWDHLFGELGVRWLHTGGIFAALSESAADTVIEAVTAAKRHGTVVSYDLNYRPSLWKAIGGQAKAQEVNRAIAPHIDVMIGNEEDFTASLGFEVEGVDENLSEIALDSFAAMIQKAAATYPNFSVIGTTLRTVHSASSNDWGAIAWSQETGVVQATHRERLEILDRVGGGDSFASGLIYGLLDGQPLQTAVEYGAAHGALAMTTPGDTTMVTKAEVLKLAGGGSARVDR